A stretch of Anaeromyxobacter dehalogenans 2CP-1 DNA encodes these proteins:
- a CDS encoding serine/threonine protein kinase, translating into MNTAPPLPGPGSAPSAARPAPAPGAPGRAPPPCAPAAPDAGPGPARAAADPPRTLAEVLASRPDAGAALSIARGVVGAVAALHAEGRVHGALHPGTVRLDRGGAVALGARGAARPALGPGAPVERAAFTAPEVLRGGRPGRRADVFSTAALVQAIVSGASPFDAPTALEAAHHVLYRPPAPPGPAVPAALEDAIAAALAKPRWRRPGSVEPLRAALQAPVPRPAVATQRAAPPRPAPAPMALAAVLPPAPSEVSTPASAPSAWTGALARALAALAPLASRSRALAARAAASAIRRAPPLAEAALGGLGRLGPLARAARTRFPATRRGRAVLAVALLALAGLLAVPRGQSDLAAGVAARLSAGDAAGARSLLDAAERAGRRGPLLDKLRGDVACARRASGECLRRYRLALAADPVLRSDPVIRENARRLLGADACGTRRAAAELVGELRDPEALPALRAARGRGGLLAYFCTGDAIDRAIREVRADARP; encoded by the coding sequence GTGAACACCGCGCCGCCCCTCCCCGGCCCGGGCTCCGCGCCCTCCGCCGCGCGGCCGGCTCCCGCGCCCGGCGCGCCGGGGCGAGCGCCCCCGCCGTGCGCGCCCGCGGCGCCGGACGCCGGGCCGGGGCCGGCGCGCGCCGCGGCCGATCCGCCGCGGACGCTGGCGGAGGTGCTGGCGTCGCGCCCGGATGCGGGGGCCGCGCTGTCGATCGCGCGCGGGGTGGTGGGCGCGGTGGCGGCGCTGCACGCGGAGGGGCGGGTCCACGGGGCGCTGCACCCGGGCACGGTCCGGCTCGACCGGGGCGGCGCGGTGGCGCTCGGGGCCCGCGGCGCGGCGCGCCCCGCGCTCGGCCCGGGCGCGCCGGTCGAGCGCGCCGCCTTCACCGCGCCGGAGGTGCTCCGCGGCGGGCGGCCCGGGCGGCGCGCCGACGTGTTCTCCACCGCCGCGCTGGTGCAGGCGATCGTGTCCGGCGCGTCCCCCTTCGACGCGCCCACCGCGCTCGAGGCCGCCCACCACGTGCTGTACCGACCGCCGGCGCCGCCGGGGCCCGCGGTGCCCGCAGCGCTGGAGGACGCGATCGCGGCCGCGCTCGCGAAGCCGCGCTGGCGCCGCCCGGGCAGCGTCGAGCCGCTGCGCGCCGCGCTGCAGGCGCCCGTGCCCCGGCCGGCGGTGGCGACGCAGCGGGCGGCGCCGCCCCGCCCCGCCCCGGCGCCGATGGCCCTCGCGGCGGTGCTGCCCCCCGCGCCGAGCGAGGTCTCGACGCCGGCCTCGGCACCGTCCGCATGGACGGGCGCGCTCGCCCGCGCGCTCGCCGCGCTCGCACCGCTCGCGTCGCGCTCCCGTGCGCTCGCCGCGCGCGCCGCCGCCTCCGCCATCCGCCGCGCGCCGCCGCTCGCCGAGGCCGCGCTCGGCGGTCTCGGCCGGCTCGGGCCGCTGGCCCGGGCCGCTCGCACCCGCTTCCCCGCCACGCGGCGCGGCCGCGCGGTGCTGGCCGTCGCGCTCCTCGCCCTCGCCGGCCTCCTCGCCGTCCCGCGCGGCCAGTCGGACCTCGCCGCCGGCGTGGCCGCGCGCCTGTCCGCCGGTGACGCCGCCGGCGCGCGCTCCCTGCTCGACGCGGCGGAGCGCGCCGGCCGGCGCGGGCCGCTCCTCGACAAGCTCCGCGGCGACGTGGCCTGCGCCCGCCGCGCCTCCGGCGAGTGCCTGCGGCGCTACCGGCTGGCGCTCGCCGCCGATCCCGTGCTGCGCAGCGACCCGGTGATCCGGGAGAACGCGCGCCGGCTGCTCGGGGCCGACGCCTGCGGGACCCGCCGCGCCGCCGCCGAGCTCGTCGGCGAGCTGCGCGACCCGGAGGCGCTGCCGGCGCTGCGCGCGGCGCGCGGCCGCGGCGGCCTGCTCGCGTACTTCTGCACCGGCGACGCGATCGACCGCGCCATCCGCGAGGTCCGCGCCGACGCGCGGCCGTGA